In a single window of the Gammaproteobacteria bacterium genome:
- a CDS encoding branched-chain amino acid ABC transporter permease codes for MIYRETGQFKPTYQSDSAVFPIAQDRWVVIAFVAFLAIVVPFFGSEYLFQAILVPVLIYSIAAIGLNLLTGYCGQLSLGTGGFMAVGAVACYKFSTAFPEMNLVVVLLLSGVVTAGVGLIFGVPSLRIKGFYLAVATLAAQFFLNWLFNKIAWFQNYTPSGTLTMPPREVFGVLVTSAAAQPHHRYLFCLAVVVILALAATNIVRGPVGRAWMAIRDMDIAAELIGFRPFQTKLLAFSVSSFYVGIAGALALALWLGSVETAEAFDINQSFQVLFMVIIGGLGSMLGSFIGAAFIVLMPIVLTNVMVYGLGFEAVTAKHFEFIFFGGLIIFFLIVEPHGIARLWQIAKEKLRLWPFPH; via the coding sequence ATGATTTATCGAGAAACAGGACAGTTCAAACCGACATACCAATCAGATTCGGCTGTGTTTCCGATTGCCCAGGATCGCTGGGTTGTCATTGCCTTTGTGGCGTTTCTGGCTATAGTGGTGCCATTTTTTGGTAGCGAGTATTTGTTCCAGGCGATTTTGGTGCCGGTGTTAATTTATTCGATTGCGGCAATTGGTCTGAATCTGCTCACGGGTTACTGCGGTCAGCTGTCCCTGGGTACTGGAGGATTTATGGCCGTGGGTGCCGTCGCCTGTTATAAGTTCTCGACAGCTTTTCCTGAAATGAACCTAGTTGTGGTACTACTGCTTTCTGGTGTGGTCACAGCCGGTGTCGGCCTGATTTTCGGTGTGCCGTCTTTGCGTATCAAGGGGTTCTATCTGGCGGTCGCAACGCTTGCGGCACAGTTTTTCCTCAACTGGCTGTTCAACAAGATCGCCTGGTTTCAGAACTACACGCCTTCAGGCACACTCACGATGCCGCCGCGAGAGGTTTTTGGCGTATTGGTAACTAGTGCAGCGGCACAGCCGCATCATCGTTACCTATTCTGTCTTGCTGTGGTTGTCATATTGGCGCTTGCGGCAACGAACATAGTGCGTGGCCCGGTAGGCCGAGCCTGGATGGCCATTCGGGATATGGATATTGCCGCCGAACTGATTGGCTTTCGGCCGTTCCAGACCAAACTGCTCGCGTTCTCTGTCAGTTCGTTTTATGTGGGCATCGCGGGGGCGTTGGCATTGGCCTTATGGCTGGGTAGCGTTGAAACCGCCGAAGCATTTGATATTAATCAATCATTTCAGGTACTGTTTATGGTCATCATTGGTGGCTTGGGCAGTATGCTAGGGTCGTTCATCGGCGCAGCATTTATCGTGCTGATGCCAATCGTCCTGACCAACGTGATGGTCTATGGGCTCGGATTTGAGGCCGTGACCGCCAAGCATTTTGAGTTTATATTCTTTGGTGGACTGATTATTTTCTTTTTGATTGTTGAGCCTCATGGTATAGCGCGGCTTTGGCAGATTGCGAAAGAAAAGCTGCGCTTATGGCCGTTTCCACATTGA
- a CDS encoding ABC transporter substrate-binding protein — MRIKNLMVSGLLVALITSPFVVNTASAAEQIYQMGLTYRTGPYAPNGVPFANGFADYLTLLNERDGGIGGVPIVYEECEMGYNTKVAVECYEKLKSNRPAVVIPNSTGVTYQLIPKTAVDKLPLLSMGYGRTSGAVGTVFPWYFNFPTTYWSQATAVISYIGAEMGGMDKLKGKTIAHVFHNSAYGKEANPTLKVLAEKYGYELMLLAVDHPGQEQKATWLQIRKKQPDYVFMSGWGIMNSTAIKEAAAINYPMDRFIGNWWSGSENDVLPAGAAANGYRSATFHASGAETPLHEDIKKYVYDKGKGAGDVGRIYEVLYIRGLLNHIFAMEAVSNAQKHFGVKVPSGEQVRWGLENMHVTAADWERLGLPGFAEIKVTCEDHEGGHPVLFQRWDASAKSWTVISDWIPVMRDVVRPMMEADAAKYAAENNITPRDCG, encoded by the coding sequence ATGCGTATCAAAAATCTGATGGTTAGTGGGCTCTTAGTAGCACTCATCACGAGCCCGTTTGTTGTGAATACGGCGTCGGCAGCAGAACAGATTTACCAAATGGGACTGACGTACCGAACAGGTCCCTATGCACCGAATGGCGTGCCGTTCGCCAATGGTTTTGCCGACTATCTCACATTGCTGAATGAGCGCGATGGCGGGATTGGTGGCGTACCGATTGTGTACGAAGAGTGTGAGATGGGCTACAACACCAAGGTGGCTGTCGAGTGCTACGAGAAACTAAAAAGCAATCGACCGGCGGTTGTGATTCCAAACTCGACCGGTGTGACCTACCAGCTGATCCCCAAAACTGCGGTCGACAAGCTGCCACTGTTGTCAATGGGATACGGGCGTACTTCAGGTGCTGTGGGTACTGTATTTCCCTGGTACTTCAACTTTCCGACCACTTACTGGTCACAGGCCACAGCAGTGATCAGCTATATTGGTGCGGAAATGGGTGGGATGGACAAGTTAAAGGGCAAGACAATCGCCCATGTTTTTCATAACTCGGCCTATGGTAAGGAAGCCAATCCGACGTTGAAGGTGCTGGCTGAAAAATATGGATATGAGTTGATGTTGCTGGCGGTTGACCACCCGGGTCAGGAGCAGAAAGCCACGTGGCTGCAGATCCGTAAAAAGCAACCGGATTATGTGTTTATGTCGGGTTGGGGCATTATGAATTCGACCGCGATCAAGGAAGCCGCGGCCATCAACTATCCCATGGATCGGTTTATTGGCAACTGGTGGTCGGGTTCCGAAAACGATGTACTGCCGGCTGGCGCCGCAGCAAATGGCTATCGATCAGCGACGTTTCATGCATCCGGTGCCGAAACACCTCTGCACGAAGATATCAAGAAGTACGTGTATGACAAAGGCAAAGGTGCAGGAGATGTAGGTCGGATTTACGAGGTTCTCTATATCCGCGGATTGCTGAATCACATTTTTGCCATGGAAGCTGTCAGTAATGCACAGAAACACTTTGGTGTGAAAGTGCCGAGTGGCGAACAGGTCCGCTGGGGACTTGAAAACATGCACGTGACAGCGGCTGATTGGGAGCGTTTGGGTTTGCCCGGTTTTGCTGAGATCAAGGTGACTTGTGAAGACCATGAAGGCGGTCATCCGGTCTTGTTTCAGCGCTGGGATGCAAGTGCTAAATCGTGGACGGTCATCAGTGACTGGATACCTGTCATGCGGGATGTTGTCCGGCCGATGATGGAAGCTGACGCAGCGAAGTACGCAGCGGAAAACAACATCACACCACGTGACTGCGGTTGA
- a CDS encoding DUF1285 domain-containing protein — protein MRSLADKLDQGARRVHDWHPSHVADIDLRISRDGIWYYQGSPIHRARLVKLFSSVMRRDGDEFFLVTPVEKLKIQVDDAPFVAVEMDREGEGESQRLLFRTNVDDVVAAGPRHPIRVVIDPLTEEPSPYIRVRDQLEALISRPVFYQMADLALMENDASSTEFGVWSCGHFFALAEAT, from the coding sequence CTGCGGAGTTTAGCGGACAAATTAGATCAAGGGGCCCGTCGGGTTCATGATTGGCATCCTTCACACGTTGCAGACATCGATTTGCGAATTTCGCGAGATGGTATATGGTACTACCAGGGTTCGCCGATCCATCGAGCGCGTTTGGTCAAGCTGTTCTCGTCTGTAATGCGTCGCGATGGCGATGAGTTTTTCCTGGTGACACCGGTCGAAAAACTCAAAATTCAGGTGGATGATGCGCCATTTGTAGCAGTTGAGATGGATCGGGAAGGCGAAGGTGAATCACAGCGTCTGCTGTTTCGTACCAATGTCGACGATGTGGTCGCAGCGGGTCCTCGGCACCCCATACGGGTCGTGATTGATCCATTGACTGAGGAGCCGTCGCCTTACATCCGGGTCAGGGATCAGCTCGAGGCACTGATCTCACGACCAGTGTTTTATCAGATGGCCGACCTTGCACTGATGGAGAACGACGCCAGTTCCACCGAGTTCGGCGTCTGGAGCTGTGGGCACTTCTTTGCTCTAGCTGAAGCGACCTGA
- a CDS encoding pyridoxal phosphate-dependent aminotransferase: MPVDQDLPFSSLIHRVGGKSADVWAIHYEAKTRQQHDHDVIILSVGEESDEYTPGEIQQAAIESIESGRHHYTSALGDERLRHSIAERHQLRTGQRVSADNVCVFSGAQNALFATSLCLLEHGTEVIVPELYYATYPASVKLGGATMIPLPTDVSNGFQIDIDALEKAITPRTRAILLNSPNNPTGAVYSRKLLMRIVELCRKNSIWIISDEVYAEIAPQDFVSISSLEDADDITVTISSVSKSHRMTGWRCGWTVSPKTLNDQFYNLNICMAYGLPAFIQDAAAYALEQDEHTAIVVRDKLMRNRDVIKETLSHIHGTSLYAEGGGMFAVLDVRPLGQSSSDFAWGLLNEQKVSLLPCDGFGSSGQGLLRISLCLDESTLRTAAQKILAYVETVAT, encoded by the coding sequence GTGCCCGTAGATCAAGACCTGCCGTTTTCTTCTCTTATCCACCGGGTTGGTGGCAAAAGTGCTGATGTCTGGGCAATTCATTACGAAGCCAAGACAAGGCAACAGCATGATCATGACGTCATTATCCTCAGCGTAGGTGAAGAATCAGACGAATACACCCCCGGTGAGATCCAGCAAGCTGCTATTGAGTCAATTGAGTCGGGTCGCCACCATTACACCTCGGCGCTGGGTGACGAGCGCCTCAGGCACAGCATTGCAGAAAGACACCAGTTACGCACCGGCCAGCGGGTCAGTGCCGATAATGTCTGCGTATTCTCGGGTGCTCAGAATGCCCTTTTTGCCACGTCTTTATGCCTGCTGGAACACGGCACTGAAGTCATCGTTCCAGAACTGTATTACGCGACCTATCCCGCTTCAGTAAAACTCGGTGGCGCAACAATGATCCCTCTTCCCACAGATGTGTCCAATGGGTTTCAGATTGATATTGATGCCCTGGAAAAAGCCATCACACCGAGAACCCGAGCCATACTCCTCAATTCTCCCAATAATCCAACAGGTGCTGTCTATAGTCGAAAACTGCTTATGCGGATTGTCGAATTGTGCCGAAAAAACAGTATCTGGATCATCAGCGATGAAGTGTACGCTGAGATCGCTCCACAAGATTTCGTCAGTATCAGCAGCCTAGAGGACGCTGACGACATCACAGTGACCATTTCCAGTGTTTCGAAATCGCACCGTATGACAGGCTGGCGATGCGGTTGGACAGTGTCTCCCAAAACCCTGAACGATCAGTTCTACAATCTGAACATCTGTATGGCGTACGGCCTGCCCGCTTTTATTCAGGACGCTGCGGCGTACGCACTGGAACAGGATGAACATACCGCCATCGTCGTTCGCGATAAACTGATGCGGAATCGGGATGTTATCAAAGAAACCTTGTCGCACATTCACGGTACCAGCCTGTATGCGGAAGGTGGCGGAATGTTTGCCGTCCTGGACGTCCGCCCGCTGGGCCAGTCTTCCTCTGACTTTGCCTGGGGCCTGTTGAACGAGCAGAAAGTTAGTCTGCTGCCCTGTGATGGATTCGGCAGCAGCGGTCAGGGTCTACTCCGTATCAGCCTGTGTCTGGATGAAAGCACCCTGCGCACTGCTGCGCAGAAAATTCTTGCTTATGTTGAAACGGTCGCCACCTGA
- a CDS encoding amino acid racemase, which translates to MSANDHPVVGVIGGMGPDATVDLMKRVICATPAKDDADHIHLLVDNNPKVPSRIAVLVEGHGESPAPVLVQMAQNLERAGADLLAIPCNTAHAYLDHIRGAVAIPVLDMIQMTAHRLTELPSEPKTVGVIASSAVLKTELYGQALEACGLDVVLPVAADQDAVMVLIKKVKSGQVSTADHQRFSDIANGLVESGAQGIAVACTDLSVMGQDHLIIDVPLVDALDVLTEAIVACVGQLAQSPARESVQVIQ; encoded by the coding sequence ATGTCAGCTAACGATCATCCGGTTGTGGGGGTTATCGGCGGCATGGGCCCTGATGCAACTGTCGATCTGATGAAACGCGTTATCTGTGCGACACCGGCAAAAGATGATGCCGACCATATCCATCTTCTGGTGGACAATAACCCCAAGGTGCCGTCCCGAATTGCTGTGCTGGTCGAGGGCCATGGTGAGAGTCCGGCGCCGGTGCTCGTGCAAATGGCCCAAAATCTAGAACGCGCTGGCGCAGATCTGCTGGCCATTCCCTGTAACACGGCCCATGCCTACCTTGATCACATTCGAGGTGCTGTTGCGATACCGGTTTTAGATATGATTCAGATGACGGCTCACCGGCTGACTGAACTGCCGTCAGAACCAAAAACAGTGGGCGTTATCGCATCGAGTGCCGTACTGAAAACGGAGTTGTACGGGCAGGCACTCGAGGCATGTGGGCTCGATGTTGTATTACCGGTGGCGGCAGACCAGGATGCCGTGATGGTTTTGATCAAAAAAGTAAAAAGTGGACAGGTGTCAACGGCAGATCATCAACGGTTCAGCGATATCGCAAACGGGCTGGTTGAAAGCGGTGCACAGGGGATCGCAGTGGCCTGTACTGACCTTTCGGTAATGGGCCAGGATCACCTGATCATCGACGTGCCGCTGGTTGATGCACTGGATGTGCTGACAGAAGCAATCGTAGCGTGCGTAGGACAGTTAGCACAATCACCCGCGCGCGAATCAGTTCAGGTTATTCAGTGA
- a CDS encoding D-cysteine desulfhydrase has product MNLARFPRLRFGHLPTPLELLENLSRELGGPEIWIKRDDCTGMSTGGNKTRKLEFLMAQAQEEGADIVLTQGATQSNHARQTAAFAARMGVDCHILLEDRTGIQDPNYQHNGNVFLDLLHGASLEHHPGGTDMEAAMAASAENFRAQGRRPYTIPGGGSNPTGALGYVNAALELVTQANDQNLRIDEVIHATGSTGTQAGLVAGLAGINSGVPVLGISVRADRKNQEENVFRLAAATAELAGCSSAVTRKHVVANADYVGEGYGIPTLGTIEAIRMLARLEGILLDPVYSGKGMAGLIDLVRKGVYRRGQNVVFVHTGGSAGLFGYITRFQTVAGDAAA; this is encoded by the coding sequence ATGAATCTTGCACGTTTCCCCCGACTCCGGTTCGGACATTTGCCGACACCGCTTGAACTGCTGGAAAACCTAAGTCGCGAACTCGGCGGACCGGAAATCTGGATCAAGCGTGACGACTGTACCGGGATGTCCACGGGCGGCAATAAAACACGAAAGCTTGAGTTTCTGATGGCACAGGCACAAGAAGAAGGTGCAGACATCGTTCTGACCCAGGGCGCGACCCAGTCAAATCACGCCCGGCAAACTGCTGCATTTGCTGCTCGCATGGGGGTCGACTGTCACATTCTCCTGGAGGATAGAACCGGTATTCAGGACCCGAACTATCAGCACAACGGCAATGTCTTTCTGGATTTGCTTCATGGCGCGAGCCTGGAACACCATCCAGGTGGTACCGATATGGAAGCGGCCATGGCAGCTTCAGCTGAGAACTTTCGAGCCCAGGGGAGGCGTCCCTATACCATTCCTGGAGGCGGTTCCAATCCAACAGGTGCTCTGGGCTACGTCAATGCTGCGCTTGAACTGGTGACCCAGGCAAATGACCAGAACCTCAGAATTGACGAGGTGATACACGCAACGGGCAGTACGGGTACACAGGCAGGGCTGGTGGCAGGATTGGCTGGAATAAATAGCGGTGTTCCTGTTCTGGGTATCAGCGTTCGTGCTGACCGAAAGAACCAGGAAGAGAATGTTTTTCGACTTGCGGCAGCGACAGCTGAACTGGCCGGCTGTTCGAGTGCCGTTACCCGCAAGCATGTTGTTGCGAACGCTGACTATGTGGGAGAGGGCTACGGTATACCGACGCTGGGTACGATCGAAGCCATCCGGATGCTGGCCCGGCTCGAGGGTATCCTCCTGGATCCCGTCTATTCCGGGAAGGGCATGGCGGGGTTGATCGATCTGGTTCGAAAAGGTGTATACCGGCGCGGCCAGAATGTAGTGTTTGTGCATACGGGCGGGTCAGCTGGCCTTTTCGGCTACATCACACGTTTCCAAACCGTTGCAGGTGACGCCGCAGCCTGA
- a CDS encoding AMP-binding protein, with protein sequence MPDFYDALETRDSVLREKQQFDELKKQLHNARDHAPAYAAILADVDIADINDRDTLSMIPLTRKSDIAERQGELPPLGGYATVRMDSFYNVFASPGGIFEPGAARDDYWNFARGLHAAGIRTGDLIHNTFSYHFTPAGLMVDSAARALGCPVFPGGIGQTELQVQVMARLQPRAYCGTPSFLKIILDKAAEMKIRVDTLSLGLVGGEALPGSLRTELSDSGVDVVQFYGTADLGMVAYESSAKEGMILEEKVIVEIVRPGTGEPVTEGEVGEIVVTTLSPEYPLIRFATGDLSAFMSGNSPCGRTNRRIKGWMGRADQTAKVRGMFVHPSQVASVVSRHDELLRARLVIGRVDNQDVMTLKCEVENDPESIEQSIAQSVREVCKLRADIELCPVGALPNDGVVIEDSRPLD encoded by the coding sequence ATGCCTGATTTTTACGATGCCCTAGAGACCCGTGATTCGGTACTTCGCGAGAAACAGCAGTTTGATGAGCTGAAAAAGCAGTTGCACAACGCGCGGGATCATGCGCCGGCCTATGCTGCGATATTGGCTGACGTTGATATTGCGGATATCAATGATAGAGATACCCTGTCGATGATTCCCCTCACTCGGAAGTCAGACATCGCCGAACGTCAGGGCGAATTGCCGCCGCTGGGTGGGTACGCCACAGTCAGGATGGACAGCTTTTATAATGTGTTTGCCTCACCGGGTGGAATATTCGAACCCGGTGCTGCCCGAGACGATTACTGGAATTTTGCCCGCGGGTTACACGCTGCCGGCATACGGACTGGTGACCTGATTCACAACACATTCTCGTATCACTTTACCCCGGCGGGTCTGATGGTCGACAGTGCGGCACGAGCGCTTGGCTGTCCTGTGTTTCCGGGAGGAATCGGTCAGACTGAACTGCAGGTTCAGGTGATGGCACGACTACAACCCCGGGCTTATTGCGGGACACCGTCTTTCTTGAAAATCATCCTGGACAAAGCTGCGGAGATGAAAATCCGGGTGGACACGTTGTCGTTGGGACTCGTGGGTGGGGAGGCACTGCCGGGCAGCCTACGCACTGAACTCAGTGATTCTGGCGTCGATGTGGTCCAGTTTTATGGCACCGCAGATCTTGGGATGGTCGCATACGAATCCTCGGCAAAAGAGGGTATGATCCTTGAGGAAAAAGTGATTGTGGAAATCGTACGGCCGGGTACTGGAGAACCGGTAACAGAAGGTGAAGTGGGCGAAATTGTCGTGACCACACTGTCTCCAGAATATCCACTGATCCGGTTTGCCACGGGCGACCTGTCTGCCTTTATGTCGGGCAACAGTCCGTGCGGACGAACAAACCGGCGGATTAAGGGCTGGATGGGCCGAGCAGACCAGACCGCCAAGGTTCGAGGAATGTTTGTCCACCCGTCTCAGGTGGCATCGGTGGTCTCGCGTCATGACGAATTGCTTCGGGCTCGTTTGGTAATCGGTCGCGTCGATAACCAGGATGTGATGACCCTAAAGTGTGAAGTCGAGAACGATCCGGAATCGATAGAACAGTCGATCGCACAGAGTGTTCGGGAGGTCTGTAAGTTACGCGCAGACATCGAGTTATGCCCGGTTGGGGCGTTGCCAAATGACGGTGTTGTGATTGAGGACTCCAGGCCTCTGGACTGA
- a CDS encoding SDR family NAD(P)-dependent oxidoreductase, which yields MSLFPLNQSAGPSGFGYRSTAEEVTDGLDLSGKTYLVTGCSTGLGRETLRVLTLRGARVIALARTLENAREVCAQVAGDTVPLACELSDPGSINRAVDEIRSSDHRLDGIIANAGIMALPKLQQKFDLELQFLTNHVGHFILVTGLIALLTDHGRVVMLSSVAHKRTYHDGIQFNNLSGENIYVPWNAYGQSKLCNLLFARHLSTRLPGPRQTANAVHPGVIATRLTRHMNPLLRVSARVASPLCLKNVAQGAATQCYVATHPAVAGMTGRYFADSNEAIPSRFGQDDALASALWTRSEDIVSQLDEMCVNP from the coding sequence GTGTCGCTGTTTCCGCTTAATCAGAGTGCCGGTCCTTCCGGATTCGGCTATCGCTCAACTGCCGAGGAGGTGACCGACGGACTCGATCTCTCCGGTAAAACCTATCTTGTGACGGGGTGTTCTACGGGACTGGGCAGGGAGACGCTCCGCGTGTTGACTTTAAGAGGTGCCCGCGTGATTGCGTTGGCGCGAACGCTTGAGAATGCCCGCGAGGTCTGTGCGCAGGTGGCGGGAGACACCGTTCCACTGGCCTGTGAATTGTCGGATCCAGGTAGCATCAATCGTGCAGTCGATGAGATCAGGTCGAGTGATCACAGGCTCGATGGCATTATCGCCAATGCTGGAATCATGGCACTGCCGAAACTGCAGCAGAAATTCGACCTGGAACTTCAGTTTTTGACCAATCATGTCGGACACTTCATTCTGGTTACAGGTCTGATTGCTCTGCTGACGGATCATGGCCGCGTTGTGATGCTGTCCAGTGTTGCCCATAAACGGACTTACCACGATGGCATTCAGTTCAACAATCTCTCCGGAGAGAATATCTACGTGCCATGGAACGCTTATGGTCAGTCGAAGTTGTGCAATCTGTTATTTGCACGACACCTATCAACCCGGTTACCTGGGCCGCGGCAGACCGCAAATGCCGTACATCCGGGTGTCATTGCGACACGGTTGACGCGTCATATGAATCCGCTACTGCGCGTTAGTGCACGTGTGGCCTCCCCGTTGTGTCTGAAGAACGTGGCTCAGGGCGCCGCGACCCAGTGCTATGTTGCCACCCATCCGGCGGTCGCAGGTATGACTGGCCGTTATTTTGCCGACAGCAATGAAGCCATCCCCAGCCGTTTCGGTCAGGATGATGCGCTCGCGTCGGCGCTGTGGACGCGTAGCGAGGACATTGTCAGTCAGCTCGATGAGATGTGTGTGAATCCGTAA
- a CDS encoding ABC transporter ATP-binding protein: protein MSSNEHFLSVNNVEVIYDHVILVLKGVSLEVPEEGIVALLGANGAGKTTTLKSISNLLGSERGVVTKGAIDYQGARIDGLTPSELVKRGVIQVMEGRHCFEHLTVEENLLTGAYTRGGDRKGVADDLELVYNYFPRLKDRLKSLAGYISGGEQQMVAIGRALMARPKLMLLDEPSMGLAPQLVEEIFEIVKRLNEDEKVTFLLAEQNTNMALRYSRYGYILENGRVVMDGDAQTLLGNEDIKEFYLGASGRDQHNFRNMKQYRRRKRWLS, encoded by the coding sequence GTGAGTAGCAATGAACATTTTTTGAGTGTCAACAATGTTGAGGTGATCTACGATCACGTCATACTGGTACTCAAAGGTGTTTCACTCGAAGTCCCCGAGGAGGGCATTGTCGCCCTCCTCGGGGCCAACGGCGCCGGTAAGACAACCACACTGAAGTCCATTTCAAACCTGCTGGGCAGTGAACGCGGTGTCGTCACCAAAGGAGCTATTGATTATCAAGGGGCCCGGATAGATGGGCTCACGCCCAGTGAACTGGTGAAACGCGGCGTTATCCAGGTGATGGAAGGCCGGCACTGTTTTGAGCATCTGACCGTAGAAGAAAATTTGTTGACCGGCGCTTATACCCGTGGTGGTGACCGTAAAGGCGTGGCAGATGACTTGGAGCTCGTTTACAATTATTTTCCACGCTTGAAAGATCGCCTTAAATCACTTGCCGGTTACATATCCGGCGGCGAACAACAGATGGTCGCGATTGGTCGTGCGCTCATGGCAAGACCTAAACTGATGTTACTGGATGAGCCGTCAATGGGATTGGCGCCGCAACTGGTCGAAGAAATCTTTGAGATCGTTAAGCGGTTGAACGAGGACGAAAAGGTCACATTCCTATTGGCGGAACAGAACACCAACATGGCTCTGCGCTACAGCCGCTATGGCTATATTCTGGAGAACGGTCGGGTGGTGATGGATGGCGACGCACAGACATTGTTGGGTAATGAGGATATCAAAGAGTTCTATCTTGGAGCCAGTGGTCGTGACCAGCATAATTTCAGAAACATGAAACAATATCGCCGGCGCAAGCGTTGGTTGAGTTGA
- a CDS encoding branched-chain amino acid ABC transporter permease, with the protein MADSPAFFFEVVIGGMMTGVMYSLVALGFVLIFKASSVFNFAQGVFALFAAMTLVGLMTGTVPFALDKALPGMPAFVAIVLTGVVMVGLAFLVERVVLRPMVNQDHIIMFMSTIGIAFVLEGFGDLMWGSDVKLLDIGIPTGSFFFLDMMIQIFDLWAAGIAGVLVLSLAVFFQKTRTGRALRAVADDHQAALSVGIPLKSIWVIVWSVAGIVALVAGIMWGSKSGVQFSLSLIALRALPVLILGGFTSVPGAIVGGLIIGVGEKVAEVYWGPLVNGAIETWFAYVLALVFLLFRPQGLFGEKIIERV; encoded by the coding sequence ATGGCAGACTCTCCCGCTTTCTTTTTTGAAGTGGTGATTGGCGGGATGATGACAGGGGTCATGTATTCCCTCGTGGCATTGGGATTTGTGCTGATCTTTAAAGCGTCTTCGGTGTTTAATTTTGCACAAGGCGTATTTGCGCTGTTTGCTGCAATGACACTCGTTGGCCTTATGACAGGGACAGTGCCTTTCGCTCTGGATAAGGCTTTGCCCGGAATGCCGGCCTTCGTCGCCATTGTCCTAACGGGTGTGGTCATGGTGGGCCTGGCTTTTCTGGTTGAGCGGGTCGTGCTTCGGCCAATGGTCAATCAGGATCACATCATTATGTTCATGTCGACCATAGGCATTGCTTTTGTTTTGGAAGGGTTCGGCGATCTGATGTGGGGCAGTGACGTCAAGCTGCTGGATATCGGCATACCGACAGGAAGTTTCTTTTTTCTCGATATGATGATCCAGATATTTGATCTGTGGGCCGCTGGTATTGCTGGCGTGCTGGTCCTCAGTTTGGCTGTGTTTTTCCAGAAAACAAGAACAGGCCGAGCACTGAGAGCGGTCGCTGATGATCACCAGGCAGCACTGTCGGTGGGTATTCCCTTAAAATCGATTTGGGTCATTGTCTGGTCGGTTGCCGGCATTGTCGCCCTAGTGGCGGGAATCATGTGGGGATCGAAGTCCGGTGTGCAGTTCAGCCTGTCTCTGATTGCTTTGCGCGCGTTACCGGTATTGATCCTGGGTGGCTTCACATCTGTGCCGGGTGCAATTGTTGGTGGATTGATCATTGGCGTCGGTGAAAAAGTTGCTGAAGTGTATTGGGGGCCGCTCGTCAATGGCGCGATCGAAACCTGGTTCGCTTATGTGCTTGCGTTGGTATTCCTGCTCTTCAGACCACAGGGGCTATTTGGTGAGAAGATCATTGAACGGGTGTAG
- a CDS encoding ABC transporter ATP-binding protein — protein sequence MAAVMETRTVGDVVLKADEVTVTFGAVEALTGVSFEVKEREILAIIGPNGAGKTTMLNVVNGFYHPDSGSITFKGETRSRMRPHVAAAQGIARTFQNVALFKGMSTLDNIMTGRNLKMSRWATNILSAAIYYGPTQKEEIAHREHAEHVIDFLEIQSIRKTPVGRLPYGLQKRVELGRALAAEPDLLLLDEPMAGMNLEEKQDMCRFVLDVNDEFGTTITLIEHDMGVVMDISDRVVVLDYGKKIAEGTPDEIKSNQTVIDAYLGVSTD from the coding sequence ATGGCCGCAGTCATGGAAACACGTACGGTTGGCGATGTTGTTCTGAAAGCCGACGAGGTCACCGTGACCTTTGGTGCGGTGGAGGCGTTAACTGGTGTCAGTTTTGAGGTTAAAGAGCGGGAGATCTTGGCTATCATTGGACCGAACGGCGCAGGCAAAACGACGATGCTCAACGTGGTCAACGGGTTTTACCACCCGGATTCGGGCTCAATCACGTTTAAGGGCGAAACCCGGAGTCGTATGCGACCCCATGTGGCTGCAGCGCAAGGTATCGCACGTACCTTTCAGAATGTGGCCTTGTTCAAGGGTATGAGCACGCTGGACAACATCATGACGGGTCGTAATCTCAAGATGAGTCGCTGGGCGACGAACATCCTCTCGGCGGCGATCTACTACGGGCCGACGCAAAAGGAAGAGATTGCCCATCGTGAGCATGCCGAACACGTCATCGATTTTCTGGAGATCCAGTCGATTCGCAAAACACCGGTGGGTAGATTGCCTTATGGGCTTCAAAAGCGTGTGGAATTGGGTCGGGCACTCGCAGCAGAGCCCGATCTGTTGTTATTGGACGAACCCATGGCCGGGATGAATCTTGAAGAAAAACAGGACATGTGCCGCTTTGTCCTTGACGTGAACGATGAATTCGGCACCACAATAACGCTGATTGAGCATGACATGGGTGTGGTTATGGATATCTCCGACCGGGTGGTGGTACTGGACTACGGTAAGAAGATTGCTGAAGGCACCCCGGATGAGATCAAGAGTAACCAGACAGTCATTGATGCCTACTTGGGCGTTTCGACTGATTAA